AAACAtttgaaaagataaagaattgTTGTAATCTTTGTCAGAAACAATTCATTGATGTATGTAACGAATGTTGGATCTATATTGCTGTAATTATACCCTTACCAAATCCCCAATTTGAGAAGATAGAAAATCACTATAACTCTTACCATGAGGCAAATGTACTCAACCAAGTCGGTTTTTAATTTTGGCAACTTGGCATAAAGATTAAGAAGCatgcttttttctttaaaacaaatGTTGCCTTTTGAGCTTCCGTTTGTAAGATTCAGGTTTCtggattttcttttatttgcaaattataaactaacaattgagaataataaaaaaattgccaaACCATTGAATGATTTTCAGGATTCCAATACAAAAAAGTATCCCTCAGATTTTGTAGGGCTTCAAGTTTGTTTTTCCTCTCACAACCGATGAAATTGATCACTGAACTATTTATCTTTCAATACCTTGGGTTGAAAATTCCATGATATTTTCCCTTACTGCTCTAACTTAATTCATATTCGACTATTCAACCATTGAATTATATCCTGAATGATATCCTCTCGTTCAGGTTCAAAGAGGAGGTCATGTGCAAAGCCTTCATACAGTTTGATAGTTTTGTCTGTTGAGGATGCTTGTTCATACAATTTTTGAGAAGCATCAGGATCAGTAATAGAATCAGCAGTGCCATGGAGAACTTGAAATGGAACTCTCAGTTTTCTGAGATTTTGTTGCAAGTAGCTTGTAATTCGAAGAATCTCATAGCCGGTACGTACTCTTAGAGATCCTGTACATACTAATGGATCTGAATATTTAGCAGTTAGAGCCTCTGGATCTCGAGAAACTGGCAACCCCTTCTTGTATGCAGAATTACATTGATATGTTGGCAGCAAAAATGAAAGTATAGGCGCAAGTGCCTGCCATGAAGAAAATATAGAGATGAAAAGTGGTTCTAAAAAATAGTGTTTTATATGTTCACTGATGTATATGCAAGTGTGCATTGTTCACTGATGTATATGAAACTATATGTTCACTGATGTATATGCAAGTATGCATTGTTTTATATATTCTGGTGTAAATGAAGATGCAGAATAAATGTATGTATTATAATCAGATAAGTTGGATGCATCCAGCAGGGTATTCTCACCACCAAAATTGGATGAGAAGGCTCCACTCCAACTGCTGGTGATGTGAATGTAGCACCAACTATACTAGCTTCAACCTTTGGATCAAGCAGTGCCTACAATATATATAGAAGGGAAAAGCTGAATCAATTTTGTAGTCATTTGGTCCTGGACAATTTTTTTCCCCAAATGTAAGTTTCAAGAGTCATATTTTATACAAGAGTAAATAGTATACATACCGATAGTGTAAAGGGTTTTTACATTGCTAAGTGTTAACCAATCATAAATTGTCGTGTTTAAAATCATTCCTAAcatgatttaatatttatgattgGTTGACAGTTTGAAAACCCTTCATTCTATCACtgcatataaattaaactcttcATACAATCCATACCTTAAGAATAATGGCAGCACCTGTTGAGTGTCCATAGCAGAAACATGGAAGCCCATGGTTTTCATTTAGAATCTTCTCAAGAAATACTTTctgtttatcaaaataaaatagtgtatattagaaaatatgtaaTGAACCCTAGAAACATAACTACTTCCCAGTTTTCACCCACTACATCTCTTTCCTACTTAACTGCTAACACAAAATGCTGACTCAATTCATACACCATAGACCCTTTTATTTATACACTATCCTACAAAGTTCTTGTAGGTTCTATTACATACCATATCAGAGACAGCATCATCAAGAGAATGAACATATGCATGCAACCCATCACTTCCACCATGGCCTACAGAAGAGCAAAGACGGCAGACAAAAATCAGGTTTGACCTAATACTAAAAATGGAGGAGACAggaataataaaatacaatatacTAGACTAGAAAATAACGAATTGAAGTTTTCAGAATAGATTGATAGGCAGGAGCAGACATCCAATGTTcctgaaatcatcatcatcattgtaaTATGTTGCTGTATTTGGAACCTAAATATGCTTTAACTATTGAAGAATAGGGACCTTAACTCAGTGAAAAACTGAACAAGTAAAATTTAAGCAGGTAACAAAGTTtctgttttttatatttatgtaattttagatCCTTTTGACAGGTTTGGTACCATCAAATGGGTTGGGGGGGAGGGGAGACGTGCTGTTATTGGAATGCTGTTTTGGGTAGCAGTAGGATTTtatgtgtttgtttctgaacaCTGATTTCTTAGTAGGGTACACCTTGTGCTCTAATcctctttttaataaaatttggcttattaaaaaaaattaagctagTAATTTGTCTTAATTGAAAGTCAGAACTTAATCTAAttcctaaaagataaaaaaaaaaaatgcagttgGCAGGATAAGATGAGATGCACAATCAATGGCATATCCCAGTTTCCTGCTCTCGGAGGTACCTACTGTAGTGTGCATAAAGAGAAAAGAACACTTATCCATAGAAGACTTCTGTGATTTATTTATAGTAATGttcaattgttaaattaaaatcaatctattTTCAGACTTAAGACTTAATCTGTGAGCTATTCTATTCTTAAACAAGTCAGACGCAATACACACAGATAATAAGCTTACTTATAAACAGGAGCTTCACATGTTACTTTATCTCACATATAAGCATCCATAATTCCAAATAACTTATCCCTGCAACATCCAAATATAGATGCATGTTGAAGAACGGTGACAACtaaactattaaataaaaggaaaaaaattattactgtTTTCTGTAATCCAATGGaataatcctaaatataaaGGATGACATAAATTTGttagaagaaaattttctttGGAGTTTCACTACCACTACTCTGTCCTTATTTAACTGACAACAACTGCAAATTATTTTGTAGAAACTGCAGAAATCTAGTCAGTGAATCATCCTTTAtagcaaataatataaaataataagatgtgAGATGAAGCAAATATAaagtatgttaaaatttattccaTCTTTCTCATGCTAGTAGtacataaacatgaaaatagcTCATATACACCCCAAAAAGGAAACCAATTAACCAAACTAAGGATCTATTACTATTACCAAGTTCATGAATGAAGTTGAAAAGCTACTACCGATTCCTCCACAATTCATGTATGCTCATAAATTAGAATTGGCTTCTTACTTACCAATCCAATCCATCCCATAAACTTTGTAGCCATTAGCATTCAGCTGCTTTGCAAAATCACTATACCTGCCACTGTTAGAGAATAATGGGGATGGCTTCAGGAAaacaaaagtaatataaaatataaaagacttCAGATCTAGAAATGTGTTTGATTTATTCACACCCACTTGCCCTCCTTTTACAACCTCTCACTTTCTATTTATTCCTTTTCTCTCACATATCATCCATTACGTATCTcacattcttttctttctttcctatcTATCTCTCTCCTTCCACCCAACTCACTCCATAAAGGGGTGTGAGAAGAACATTATCCTTACATAAATTACTAACCTGTGTTCATTCAGTCCATGCATAAGAAGAACGAGTCCCCTGCACAAAGTAGGTAACCTATTTTAGCTGTTCAAATTCTACCAGAAAGAAAGCAAAGTAGTATTaaggagaaaaatataaactaaaggAATAAATGGGTAAGCTGTccttaaaaacagaaaaaaacgaaaatggaGTAGAAATTGTGAGTGTTATGCTATACTTGAATTCTTGTTTTCAGGAAATAAAACTTTAGCAAGGCACAAGAtactaaatcaacatgaagcaTCTAAAGATACCACAGATATATCATTAAAAGGTATGCtcttattataattaagaaactatcatttagattaaaaaagattatgatactatataattaaattatccaTATTACATCCCCAAACAGAATCATGTTGGACTTTGTGGGAATAGCTGCCTCCATAAGCTTTTCAacttttcttaatataattttttttgatccATAATAATCGAAGACAATACAAAGGATTTACAATAActtttcttaatataataaatacgtATAATTAGAAATTGTTTCCATAATCTGAAATGTCGTAAAAAAAAGTCAACAAATAATATGAGTTTTGTTCCCACAATTAAAATTTCTGGATTTGTCTCGGTTTATACCTACCTGATCTTATCAGAAACTGGTTTCCAACATTGTGTGAAAATGGTATCACCCCTTTTGGTTCCCAAAAGCCAATACTCTCTCACACATCTTTGATCATCATCATCCTCCACCACCCTCCTTATGGCCAACTCCCTCCTTGCTGCCACCGCACCAGCACCACTTTTCCCTGGCACCATCTTGGCCGGCATGCGCACCACCGCGCCTTTCCGGTGGCACTCCTCTTTGCCGCTGGGTTTCTCGGCCGGTGGCACCCTCCTCCGCCCTCTGAatggcagcagcagcagcatagCAACCGcaaatatcaacatcaacaaGCTCTTCAACGCTCTGAGAGATAACAAGGCGCTTTCCTTGAAAATGAATGCTTCTCTCGCCATTTTGTTCCAAATCCACACACCCTTCTGCTGCTAATGATTCCTCTATCTTCTCAcgatgttttttcttctttttccctcgtggaaaatgttgaaaaaaatgaaagaagaagaaagaagaagaataagaaaagagaaatggtGGGGAGTTTTTGTTTGTTATGAAAAATGCAGTATTGCAGATGAGATGATAAAAATAGGCTGGAGGAAGTGTTGCCAAATATAGGAACCTAAAACGGGATGATTATGATGATATGTTATAACGACGATGATATatttacttcttttctttttgttgaattggATTACAATGCAATGAAAATGAACATAAATAAGTAATATATACAAGTGCAAATGTTTTTTACATTGTGAATTCTATTACAGACAAACTGCTGTGTACATAAGTGCTAAGTTCAAGAGTTTAATGGCTACATGTGAAATTtcagaatatttttttgttttgttacaaAGCTAAGTCCTAGGAAAAGAATATTTCAATGTAAGACGAAGTTGAAGCAGTCAAGAAAATGACATGATGTACAAACCAACTGCCCATAAAGTGTGGATCCAATGGATTATTTGTGACGGATTGCTGGTTGCAGTCATCATGTATTTACGCAGTCAAAAAATCTGACACTTcagatatttattttaagtttaatttattaagggaaaatatacaaatatgtGTCACATAATTCAGGCCAAAACGTGGaggtcaaaaaaaaaaaaaacaaaaagactgGGACTATCAGCCCTAGTATTGCAAAAAAACTTTTTAGCGTTAACCACTCCTTGTATATAAGTTTATTAGCCCTTATTGAGATTAAATGATACCTATATGTATACTGGGTTTAGATAAAATGTGCATGGATGTACATGACGACCAAATGATACTTATTTTATCACCTTGTTTTAATCatgaaaactatttttctttttttaatttagaaaaaaaattatcttctctTCCAATaatcttctactttttttttaaaaaaatattctttaatcaTCACCTCCATTATCACCATCCCATCATCATTGTATTCATCATTATCACCATTACTATCATTGTTAGTAGgttaagtatataaaaaaaattgattgtaaattataaattaaatctatATATCTCCTTAAAAAAAGTCCCTATATCAAACACCTTTTTAATTTCTACTTGAAAAACTATCTACATGCATTTATTTTGTAACTTCATGTGTAAATGAAAAACACAAGTATACTGCctaaaataactttataaaataataaatcaaatatagatACTTTTAACATGAATTTTCAATATCAACCAAAATTTAATTCAGTCAAACGATACTTTTGTTTAATCCTATGATATAATTACATATCACTATATcactattgtaaatattttctacACATACGTACTAGCTGTTAACGTGCACAATCTGTGGATGTTAAAAACGCGAATACTAGAGTAAGAGATTGGCATCAAATTTCTAAATACAAAACTATTCAATGACAAATtgctatgaaattgatgtgttcttatGTTGAGTgtgaacttttaaaaaattaagttctttttattaacgtgaattatattctaaataatattattcaatgacttattttatacaaattattattttgttttaatttttttctacgacgatgatcaacatgttatgtgtatgtatttattgtaatactaaaataataaattaaagaaaattgtaagaCTAATGCCTAGTGGTAATTGTAAGACTAATGCctagtggtaatttcttttgatgtaatattaaattaattgttataaaaactcttttgattAAGTAGTACAAAGTAAAATGTATCAATttgcgagatacatgtaaacatgAGAGGATTGATTATAACATTATGAGATATTAaattgtgggcatgatatttggttgtgaataagtatgtgtttaacacttatgtgacaataattatgtcatgagttgtgaattatacaataacctgatcagtgttgatattgagaaaatgtttatgcgcagtgttaaagagaaagtgtaggtttcatatttaggaaccaatgttaaattgtagcacaataTGTTGaatgtgtttaaaacacgagtgtgaggtcgtgagtattgtataattcatgagaagtgtctataaattaaaattgtgatgaattgtggaataacatgttgctttgagattataatattattattgagattgagtataagtgcaaagttgaatatGTGTTAATCTGTGATAtacatgtaaacatgtgatggtggattgtgacattatgagatgtgaaattgtgaacaagttttagttgtgaataagtgtgtggctaacacttgatgtgacattacttgtgttgtgagatgtgaattatacaataacctgactagtgttatcttgagaaaagtgttgagtgcaatgttaaagagaaagtgtaggtttcctatttaggaatcaatgttaaattgtagcgtaatgtgttaaacgtgtttaaaacacgagtgtgatgTCGtgtgtattgtataattcataagcagtgtctgcatgcaaaaaaaattattttaggggttgaacctgaatcaggagggagaggccctgacagactcttcagagtgtaggccttgggggtaaatacacccggtttgagtgctcctttgaGCTTGTGCCGATCTAACATGGTtgaagcattctcgcaaaacagcgtgaccttgagtggtctccctatgattttataTAGTGAGAGTAACCTAACATACTCAtgttgtggtgtgtcttgttatgtactcctaagcgccttAGGATcttttttcactgacatgatatcatattgcatataggcttgagtcttagcataactgttgcatacggttgctaattgtttattatgtcttgatcggagtgtgtgattcatgtgtaatgtgattgatgattgaaaagtgaattttaaatgacaaagtggtggaattatgtgagttatgtttaagtaagttgtatctcatttatatgatatgtatatctagttgtcttatttttctattagttaggaatgtgataactcactccttgtgttttgtgtttggagcctgtgatgatcttgaactttgtgttcgggggagtagatgactaggtgaattactttaaggaaccttgtgctgaaggacgtcgagacacaatGTTCTGATAGGGTGTGACATTGGAGTAtatgtttctatattaattgtatgaaatcTTAGGCGGCCTtgtttgagtcgagatgactttattatttatctagacaagtttgaatatgatgttaAAGAAAGTggatgtgagccttttaccctcttgaaatgattttatttaaatgtgttttaaaaacttttaattaattattatttcttttccttttattagtacatatatgtatgggtTGAGGGTGTCACATCtttctttctaaattattttatctctagatctatttttaaatttagtttattatttttttaaatttaaattactaatacttaaaaataatattatagcaTGGATTTTTAAGTTATTGATTATAAATCTGAAATATgttatgcattttatttattataaattttaattatgatatcatttataaaaatcaaaatcaatcatttatttccaatttttttttgagttaTATAAATTTGTGTGCTTCGGATAAAGATAGAAATAAAGCATTCGTACCGCTGGTTTTGTTAATCTTGTGCATTTGTTTCTTgggatttgttttattttctccaGACCTGTGCAGGcaccaaaaatattaaaaataaagatagagataattaaaaaaaaaacccataccCCATACACCCCAAAAGGAAAAGGTTATCTACAATTTTCAAATCTTATTAATGGAGTCGACAAATATATCTCTAAGATTATACAAATCTTATTATTAAAACGAATAGATAAGTTGGAAGGATAGGAGATGAACCCGCGAAAAGACGGAGCAGAAGACAATCCCCATGGATAAATATCAGATACAAGGTTAGTTAATTTGAATCAGTTTTATTCGTATATCTCAAATAATGTAACTCTTAAAacatagtttaattttaatataacttaaaaGTAATTCATAATTATTGACCATGTTgaggtaaatttttttatagtattaattaatttgaaaaatgtaaatatgactttaaaaaagattattataaaaattatcgatttttaataatatagtaATTTTTCAATTGAATATTGATGAGAAGGTTGACtattgtaatatttaattaaaaaagaaagaaaaatgcatttctatctttttaatcattttatacgATATAGGATATGCGTCCAAAATCTTTTCTGTGAATAAATGATAAGTTTCCAAATCTTTTGTTTGGGCTAGAAATAATCTCTTAACATATTATTATCTTATAGTTGAACTGTCACTTATCTTTAAccgtttaattttattataaatagaaCATGAAACATAGATCATACTCACATCGACTCTTCTTCATAGTGGGTGATTTCTTTGTGACTTTGTGTTGCAATGACGGGGCGAAAGTGTTCTCTGAGTGCAAGTTTTCTGCTATGTTTGAGTTTGATTAGCATAGCAATCAATGCTCTTGAGGTTTCATATGATGAAAGGGCACTTACAATTGATGGCAAAAGAAGAATTTTATTCTCTGCTTCCATTCATTATCCTCGCAGCACTCCTGAAGTAAGctactttatttttttgatattacttttgctagtttttttttttatcctaaaacCCAATGATTAGTACTGCGCATTTGAGTTTGTATTACtgttatcatcattttttttattaaattaaatgtatttaatttgttatttattttctctaataCATATTTGACAGATGTGGCCATATTTGATTCGTAAAGCAAAAGAAGGTGGACTTGATGTAATTGAAACATATGTTTTTTGGAATGCCCACGAGCCTCAGCGTCGTCAGGTTTCTCCTTGGGACAAAAATTTTCggttaaatatatgttttggttttgtgacaaaatttattttactttattttacccttaaatTTTGCAGTATGAATTTTCCGAAAATCTAGATCTTGTTAGATTCATTCGAACCATTCAAAAGGAAGGGCTTTATGCGATGATTCGAATTGGTCCATATATAAGCAGCGAATGGAACTACGGGTAAATATAATATATCTCTAACAACATTATTAATTACATACAATTTATATgctttttaaattcaaataaataattattttcatttcctataTAACATCAGAGGTCTCCCAGTTTGGTTGCACAATATTCCCAACATGGAATTTAGGACACATAATCGTGCATTTATGGTAagtcttttcatttatttatttttttgtgaataattaatcttttttgaCATGTTTAAAGTTCTTTTCCTCCTGCTTTCCTAAATTGAATATAGGAGGAGATGAAAACCTTCACCACAAAGATAGTGGACATGATGCAGGATGAGACACTATTTGCCGTACAAGGAGGACCCATTATTATTGCTCAGGTTTTAATTTTTCCAAGCGTTTCCTAAttgattatatatgtataacttacatattctaattctttgactttatatttatttcatacaCAAAAAAGATCGAGAATGAGTATGGAAATGTTATGCATGCATATGGTAACAATGGAACACAATATCTCAAATGGTGCGCTCAATTAGCTGACTCTTTTGAAACTGGTGTGCCTTGGGTCATGTCTCAACAAAGCAATGCTCCTCAATTCATGGTAATGAACAAATAGCTTATaagaattaatattatttaagtaaattttacaatttatttttatatttttctctatccTTGGTATATTCATATTACATATCTTATTTTAtgctttcttatatttttttagaaactgttgtaaaaatttattttgaaatagtattatttgtatataaatattataattcaatattAATCTATACGATCAGTggtaaaaataaatctttacgtgtggtttttatttttttagtaatttgttGCTTTGTGTTTTGGTGACTACCTAATTAgttgttttttcttctaaaattagATTGACTCGTGTGACGGTTATTATTGTGATCAATTCCAACCTAACGACAACCACAAACCTAAAATATGGACTGAGAATTGGACTGGCGGGTTAGTTCttcatttcaaatatttttattttttatattaatttttaaatttaatgttgcCATATTAATATTGTACCATCACTGAACGTAAAAGTTCTATATTGTTATTAATGATGCCATGCCACGTTAAGTTTGACAATTTGTTTGCTATTAGCgtatcaaatatcaaatatataaataaaattctcaAATTTCAATCTAAATTTAACTTTTGTTTTCCCATTTAGGTATAAGAATTGGGGTACGCAAAATCCTCATAGACCCGCTGAAGATGTAGCTTATGCAGTTGCAAGGTTTTTCCAATTTGGTGGcacatttcaaaattattatatggtaATTTTTTGGCTtcactttatataaaaaatttgcttcactatatatatatatatatatatatatatatatatatatatataatttgaattgaaaaatattgtaGTTTTATTAATGTTGAcactttatttgtttatttcagtACCATGGTGGTACCAACTTTAAACGAACTGCCGGAGGCCCATATGTCACTACTTCGTATGACTATGACGCTCCTTTGGATGAATATGGTAAATCATATAGTTAATTgtttaatatgtttttcttttgagGAATTAACATACTTTAACATACTCCTAACATGTTATGTGGCTTCCATAAAATGATACTGTGCTATAGTAATCACCTTGTCtggacattttttttccttcttatttttaagattaggcaatttatttttagtaCATGTTTTCTTTATAAGGTAATTTAAATCAACCAAAGTGGGGACATCTTAGACAACTTCATAACCTTCTAAAGTCAAAAGAGAATATCTTAACTCAAGGTTCCTCACAAAATACAGATTATGGAAACATGGTTACAGTAAGTTTATGTCTCTCAACTGTTTCTCTGTCTCAGTCtccatatatattaatttgagttTGTAAGTAATGCAAACCATATTTTGATAGGCCACGGTGTACACTTATGATGGAAAATCAACTTGCTTCATTGGAAATGCACATCAATCAAAGGATGCTACAATTAATTTTCGAAACAATGAATACACCATTCCTGCCTGGTCTGTTTCTATTCTTCCAAACTGTTCTTCAGAAGCTTATAACACTGCAAAGGTGATGAGAATAATCCtcaaaattgttattataataaaaaaaatccttttcttttattacatGGCCAATCAAACTTTAGACAGAAAATGTTACTGACACTCCTCTTTAATTAATAGGTCAATACTCAGACAACTATAATGGTCAAGAAGGACAATGAAGACTTAGAATATGCGTTGAGATGGCAATGGAGGCAAGAGCCGTTTGTCCAAATGAAAGATGGACAAATTACAGGCATCATTGACCTGACTGCTCCCAAACTCTTGGATCAAAAGGTTGTCACAAATGATTTTAGTGATTACTTATGGTACATCACCAGGTAATAATTTTCTATGCATgtcctttttaattaattcaaagttGAGTAATGTTAAGTTCTCTTATTAATTATATCTTCCTACAAATCCTCCTACTacattttatgataaatattaaatgaaaagtaGAGTAATTTATAGTCTTGGAAGTATAAAACATattgaaaacttaaaataaaaagtaggaGCAGGGTATTGTAGGAGGATTaagaatttttcttcaaaattttgttatCTATTGTGGTGCATCAATTTGCACACATACCTACTAACTTTCatgagaaaattaataatttcccCAGCATTGACATCAAAGGAGATGATGACCCTAGTTGGACCAAAGAATTTAGGCTAAGAGTGCACACCAGTGGGCATGTACTCCATGTATTTGTCAATGGAAAACATGTTGGTAAGTTTTGACAGCAAAACAACCACTTATACCTTTATTATAGGTGacaatgattttaaatttcacGCACCCATTCTTTTTCCTCACAGGTACCCAACATGCTAAAAATGGACAATTCAAGTTTGTTCACGAGTCCAAGATCAAATTGACTACTGGGAAGAATGAGATAAGTCTACTTAGTACCACTGTTGGATTACCCGTAAGTGTAACATATTCTATGCTTTGCACATTTTGATAATTCAAGACATTGTTAAACGTTGTAAAATTGCATTCTGTAAAttatgttgtttgaaattcCGAAGACCTTTGCAGGCTATGACAGCCTTGATATTAATTGTGACAAAACAAATcacatttatcaataattttctaTACTAAAGTTTCAGAAATCTTCCTAACCGTGATTGCaattgcaatttaaaaccttagatTATATTTACATTGTTGGTCTTGATATTTGATTCTGTAAGCTAATTTTGCTTCTATATATTTACTCAGAATTATGGTCCTTTCTTTGACAACATCGAGGTCGGTGTTCTTGGTCCGGTTCAGTTGGTGGCAGCAGTTggtgattatgattatgatgatgacgAGATAGTCAAAGATCTCAGCAAAAATCAATGGAGTTATAAAGTTGGACTGCATGGGGAGCATGAGATGCATTACAGCTATGAGAATAGCCTCAAAACATGGTATACAGATGCTGTTCCAACCGATAGAATTTTAGTTTGGTATAAGGTAAAATtactaattgttgctttaaCTTATTCAAATTGCTTTGCATCAACAATTTCTAAGATCAAACTAATTAACTACCAATTGATTAATGTGTTTCTTTTTAGACCACATTCAAATCTCCCATTGGAGATGATCCTGTTGTGGTTGATTTGAGTGGATTAGGAAAGGGTCATGCTTGGGTAAACGGTAACAGCATTGGTAGGTATTGGTCAAGCTACCTTGCAGATGAGAATGGTTGCTCTCCAAAATGTGATTATCGTGGTCCATACACTTCT
This region of Glycine max cultivar Williams 82 chromosome 7, Glycine_max_v4.0, whole genome shotgun sequence genomic DNA includes:
- the LOC100795396 gene encoding monoacylglycerol lipase, which translates into the protein MAREAFIFKESALLSLRALKSLLMLIFAVAMLLLLPFRGRRRVPPAEKPSGKEECHRKGAVVRMPAKMVPGKSGAGAVAARRELAIRRVVEDDDDQRCVREYWLLGTKRGDTIFTQCWKPVSDKIRGLVLLMHGLNEHSGRYSDFAKQLNANGYKVYGMDWIGHGGSDGLHAYVHSLDDAVSDMKVFLEKILNENHGLPCFCYGHSTGAAIILKALLDPKVEASIVGATFTSPAVGVEPSHPILVALAPILSFLLPTYQCNSAYKKGLPVSRDPEALTAKYSDPLVCTGSLRVRTGYEILRITSYLQQNLRKLRVPFQVLHGTADSITDPDASQKLYEQASSTDKTIKLYEGFAHDLLFEPEREDIIQDIIQWLNSRI
- the LOC100795923 gene encoding beta-galactosidase 15; amino-acid sequence: MTGRKCSLSASFLLCLSLISIAINALEVSYDERALTIDGKRRILFSASIHYPRSTPEMWPYLIRKAKEGGLDVIETYVFWNAHEPQRRQYEFSENLDLVRFIRTIQKEGLYAMIRIGPYISSEWNYGGLPVWLHNIPNMEFRTHNRAFMEEMKTFTTKIVDMMQDETLFAVQGGPIIIAQIENEYGNVMHAYGNNGTQYLKWCAQLADSFETGVPWVMSQQSNAPQFMIDSCDGYYCDQFQPNDNHKPKIWTENWTGGYKNWGTQNPHRPAEDVAYAVARFFQFGGTFQNYYMYHGGTNFKRTAGGPYVTTSYDYDAPLDEYGNLNQPKWGHLRQLHNLLKSKENILTQGSSQNTDYGNMVTATVYTYDGKSTCFIGNAHQSKDATINFRNNEYTIPAWSVSILPNCSSEAYNTAKVNTQTTIMVKKDNEDLEYALRWQWRQEPFVQMKDGQITGIIDLTAPKLLDQKVVTNDFSDYLWYITSIDIKGDDDPSWTKEFRLRVHTSGHVLHVFVNGKHVGTQHAKNGQFKFVHESKIKLTTGKNEISLLSTTVGLPNYGPFFDNIEVGVLGPVQLVAAVGDYDYDDDEIVKDLSKNQWSYKVGLHGEHEMHYSYENSLKTWYTDAVPTDRILVWYKTTFKSPIGDDPVVVDLSGLGKGHAWVNGNSIGRYWSSYLADENGCSPKCDYRGPYTSNKCLSMCAQPSQRWYHVPRSFLRDNDQNTLVLFEELGGQPYYVNFLTVTVGKVCANAYEGNTLELACNKNQVISEIKFASFGLPKGECGSFQKGNCESSEALSAIKAQCIGKDKCSIQVSERTLGPTRCRVAEDRRLAVEAVCDIQVSGEGRKH